The Rissa tridactyla isolate bRisTri1 chromosome 6, bRisTri1.patW.cur.20221130, whole genome shotgun sequence genome includes a region encoding these proteins:
- the LOC128910929 gene encoding tubulin alpha-3 chain — protein sequence MRECISIHVGQAGVQIGNACWELYCLEHGIQPDGQMPSDKTMGSGDDSFNTFFSETGAGKHVPRAVFVDLEPTVVDEVRTGTYRQLFHPEQLITGKEDAANNYARGHYTIGKEIVDLVLDRIRKLADLCTGLQGFLIFHSFGGGTGSGFASLLMERLSVDYGKKSKLEFAIYPAPQVSTAVVEPYNSILTTHTTLEHSDCAFMVDNEAIYDICRRNLDIERPTYTNLNRLIGQIVSSITASLRFDGALNVDLTEFQTNLVPYPRIHFPLVTYAPVISAEKAYHEQLSVAEITNACFEPANQMVKCDPRHGKYMACCMLYRGDVVPKDVNAAIATIKTKRTIQFVDWCPTGFKVGINYQPPTVVPGGDLAKVQRAVCMLSNTTAIAEAWARLDHKFDLMYAKRAFVHWYVGEGMEEGEFSEAREDLAALEKDYEEVGIDSVEAEAEEADEYLEN from the exons ATG CGTGAATGCATATCCATCCATGTTGGTCAGGCTGGTGTTCAGATTGGAAATGCGTGTTGGGAATTGTATTGTCTTGAACATGGGATCCAGCCTGATGGTCAAATGCCAAGTGATAAAACTATGGGAAGTGGAGATGATTCATTTAACACTTTCTTCAGTGAGACAGGAGCTGGTAAACATGTTCCCAGAGCAGTGTTTGTGGACCTTGAGCCAACCGTAGTTG aTGAAGTGCGTACAGGTACATATAGGCAGTTATTCCATCCTGAGCAGCTCATTACTGGGAAAGAGGATGCAGCCAATAATTATGCCAGAGGCCATTATACTATTGGAAAAGAGATTGTTGATCTAGTGCTAGACCGCATTCGCAAACTG GCTGATCTGTGCACAGGGCTGCAAGGCTTCCTTATCTTTCATAGTTTTGGAGGTGGCACTGGTTCAGGGTTTGCGTCTCTGCTCATGGAAAGGCTCTCTGTtgattatggaaaaaaatctaaactagAGTTTGCGATTTACCCAGCACCACAAGTTTCCACAGCTGTGGTGGAACCTTACAACTCTATTCTAACTACCCACACAACATTAGAGCATTCAGACTGTGCCTTCATGGTAGATAATGAAGCCATTTACGACATATGTCGTCGTAACCTTGACATTGAACGTCCCACTTACACCAATTTAAACCGATTAATTGGGCAAATCGTTTCATCCATCACAGCTTCACTGCGTTTTGATGGAGCCCTCAATGTAGATCTGACAGAATTTCAAACTAACCTTGTTCCATACCCACGCATCCATTTCCCCCTGGTAACATACGCCCCTGTCATCTCCGCTGAAAAAGCATATCATGAGCAGTTATCTGTGGCTGAGATCACCAATGCTTGTTTTGAACCTGCCAACCAGATGGTAAAATGCGATCCTCGCCATGGCAAATACATGGCCTGCTGTATGTTATACAGAGGTGATGTTGTTCCCAAAGACGTCAATGCCGCGATCGCTACTATCAAGACTAAACGTACAATTCAATTTGTGGACTGGTGCCCGACTGGATTCAAG gTGGGCATTAATTACCAGCCTCCAACTGTGGTGCCAGGTGGTGACCTCGCAAAGGTGCAGCGGGCTGTGTGCATGCTAAGCAATACAACTGCTATTGCTGAAGCGTGGGCTCGTCTCGACCACAAATTTGACTTGATGTATGCTAAGCGTGCCTTCGTACATTGGTATGTTGGGGAAGGAATGGAGGAAGGAGAATTTTCTGAAGCCCGGGAAGATCTGGCTGCCCTTGAAAAAGATTATGAAGAAGTCGGCATAGACTCAGTGGAAGCAGAGGCTGAAGAAGCAGATGAGTATTTGGAAAACTGA
- the HPS3 gene encoding BLOC-2 complex member HPS3 isoform X1: MVRLYNLHPFGSQRVVPCEREPARFCCGRDVLFVAGTAASCRVEAFALGDQGRCEALGSFATLGPVLRMAHSQAGDYLVTIEEKSKATFLRAYTNWRCMSAGSSRVCVRMVGHKMEESYSETLKEQMSIVEMPLSDPPLCISCCPVNGDLLVGCKNKLVMFCLKYLVINENLTVLDFERSLILHVDNFIPAEVAFCARHIAVTTELDVLILKLELVEQSADRTEQCAHNVSTLEKPVDGGVRDEDPSSHTSQLELDEFIICQKPVELLGEESKLCEIPITLESTELPTEDTKRFQVRYLLFRRFTPDQSPFGFCEETKLHSVQLLPVYRTGGSVTAHEETENERELLSLFCFFSLPHVGYLYSVGKLVELISTYQYSEKSEQAVLTPQFLHVITSEKLQCFTVRCSAAAARDEDPYIDTTVKACPPVALDVCTLRMQLFIGPRAICHFKNHIILLTKADSEDITERRKPTRRMLSRKADSIKSRTNSESEPGWNLYIINTVSTIQLYREMVDYSRTYENVKTESCIHLLSEAHLLVRAAMMDPSFLKLDEKEELLRAFRESCAFLGDCYSRFDTKDYHLALPYYRMSGLSMTEVLKRLVSEGDEIQTYERGLIFYLTHSLNEDLNEELSKESANKVLQIFCVADPVQLPHILCSPCMTNVCPLTAVKYLQKVEKMMPSVVLTLTKAFMALKMGDLVMYEHEMDSYKETILACGFIGQPKLLRQRKEGIVIPTEFAVHLKEMQPGLLVAAIVALHENNKIELEEADTFFKVLCSNSENTVPQLLVDFWEALLVVCSQEEILQELLLRVTSQYVWRISKQQLPETKPLKTTEDLINSCNHFGLIFPWVTSIMSMGTPSDKDYHEDISKLQSLLCSQSIDIASALPVLEPLTEAGDVGLTIRVLCSTRLGKYEEAIEQLLEKCPDAAVSYAQHELKDDNRALWWNKLLPELCKRARLTGNDCPVLISSLKETLSVVAMELELRDFLSLLPEDGTAAFFLPHLLHCSQRKLLT, translated from the exons ATGGTGCGGCTCTACAACTTGCACCCCTTCGGGTCGCAGCGAGTGGTGCCCTGCGAGCGGGAGCCGGCCCGCTTCTGCTGCGGCCGCGATGTCCTCTTCGTGGCCGGCACGGCGGCCAGCTGCCGGGTGGAGGCCTTCGCGCTGGGCGACCAGGGCCGCTGCGAGGCCTTGGGTTCCTTCGCCACGCTGGGCCCCGTGCTGCGCATGGCGCACAGCCAGGCAG GAGACTATCTGGTGACAattgaagaaaagagcaaagCCACTTTCCTGAGAGCGTATACGAACTGGAGGTGCATGTCTGCAGGGAGTTCTCGTGTTTGCGTTCGGATGGTTGGTCACAAGATGGAAGAGTCATACAGCGAAACCTTAAAAGAACAGATGTCAATTGTGGAAATGCCACTTTCAGATCCTCCCCTGTGCATTTCATGTTGTCCTGTAAATGGAGATCTTCTTGTGGGCTGCAAAAATAAACTAGTCATGTTCTGTTTGAAATATCTGGTCATAAACGAGAATTTGACTGTGCTAGACTTCGAACGCTCCTTAATTTTACACGTTGATAACTTCATTCCTGCTGAAGTTGCATTTTGTGCCAGACATATAGCCGTAACAACAGAGCTGGATGTTCTGATCCTGAAACTGGAACTGGTCGAGCAAAGTGCAGACAGGACGGAGCAATGCGCACATAACGTTAGCACGCTAGAAAAACCTGTGGATGGAG GTGTAAGAGATGAAGACCCTTCATCACATACTTCGCAGCTGGAATTAGATGAGTTCATCATATGTCAGAAGCCAGTGGAGCTGCTTGGGGAAGAAAGTAAGCTATGTGAGATACCCATCACGCTGGAGTCCACAGAGTTACCGACAGAAGACACAAAGCGCTTCCAAGTGCGGTATCTGCTTTTCAG ACGTTTTACACCCGACCAGTCGCCTTTTGGGTTTTGTGAAGAGACAAAGCTGCACTCTGTTCAGCTGCTTCCTGTATACCGGACAG GAGGTTCCGTGACTGCCCATGAGGAAACTGAGAATGAGAGAGAACTACTGagtctcttttgctttttctctttaccTCACGTTGGATATCTCTACTCTGTTGGGAAGTTAGTAGAACTGATTTCTACTTATCAGTATTCGGAGAAGTCAGAGCAGGCAGTTCTCACTCCACAGTTCCTGCACGTCATTACAAG TGAGAAACTGCAGTGTTTCACAGTGCGgtgcagtgcagcagcagctcGTGATGAGGATCCATATATTGATACGACTGTGAAG GCTTGTCCACCTGTCGCACTGGATGTCTGCACATTAAGAATGCAGCTTTTTATAGGACCCAGAGCTATCTGTCATTTCAAAAACCATATAATTCTTTTGACTAAGGCGGACTCAGAAGACATTACTGAGAGAAGAAAGCCTACAAGAAGGATGCT tTCCAGAAAGGCTGACAGCATCAAATCCAGAACAAATTCTGAGTCAGAGCCTGGCTGGAATTTATATATTATAAACACTGTTTCAACCATTCAGCTTTACAGAGAAATG GTAGATTATAGTAGAACGTATGAAAATGTAAAAACTGAGAGTTGCATCCATCTTCTAAGTGAGGCTCACTTACTGGTCAGAGCAGCTATGATGGACCCTAGTTTCCTTAAATTAGATGAGAAAGAAGAACTTCTAAGAGCATTCAGAGAAAGTTGTGCCTTCCTAGGAGACTGCTACAGCAG GTTTGACACAAAGGATTACCACCTTGCTTTGCCATACTACAGAATGTCAGGTTTATCCATGACTGAAGTTTTAAAGAGACTAGTTTCAGAAGGTGATGAAATACAGACATATGAGAGAGGACTTATATTTTACTTAACTCATTCTCTTAATGAAGACTTAAATGAAGAATTAAGTAAG gaaTCAGCAAATAAAGTTCTCCAAATATTCTGTGTTGCTGACCCTGTGCAGCTGCCGCATAtcctctgcagcccctgcatGACAAACGTATGTCCTTTGACAGCTGTGAAGTATCTTCAGAAAGTAGAAAAGATGATGCCATCAGTGGTCCTGACACTTACTAAGGCTTTCATGGCTCTGAAAATGGGAGACCTGGTGATGTATGAACACGAGATGGACTCCTATAAGGAG ACGATACTGGCCTGTGGCTTCATTGGGCAACCAAAACTCTTGAGACAGCGTAAGGAAGGAATTGTTATTCCAACGGAGTTTGCTGTTCACCTGAAGGAGATGCAGCCGGGTTTACTGGTGGCTGCCATTGTGGCTTTACATGAGAACAATAAAATTGAACTGGAAGAAGCAGATACCTTTTTCAAG GTGTTGTGTAGTAACAGTGAAAACACCGTTCCTCAGCTCTTGGTGGATTTCTGGGAAGCTCTTCTTGTAGTGTGCTCTCAGGAAGAAATACTTCAGGAGCTTTTATTGAGGGTTACTTCTCAGTATGTTTGGAGAATATCAAAGCAGCAACTTCCTGAGACCAAGCCGCTGAAAACAACAGAGGATCTG ATAAACTCCTGTAATCATTTTGGGTTGATTTTCCCATGGGTAACTTCGATAATGTCAATGGGCACTCCATCTGATAAAGATTACCATGAAGATATCTCAAAACTACAG TCTCTTTTATGTAGTCAGTCAATCGATATAGCTTCAGCTCTGCCTGTCTTGGAGCCTCTGACAGAGGCTGGCGATGTCGGCCTCACCATCCGTGTGCTCTGCAGTACCCGTCTTGGCAAGTACGAGGAAGCCATTGAGCAGCTTCTCGAAAAGTGTCCTGATGCAGCTGTATCGTACGCTCAGCACGAGCTGAAAGATGACAATCGG GCTTTGTGGTGGAACAAGCTGCTTCCTGAACTTTGCAAGAGAGCCAGACTCACTGGAAATGACTGCCCTGTTCTTATTTCATCACTGAAAG aaaCTTTATCAGTTGTTGCAATGGAGCTGGAACTAAGGGATTTCCTCAGTCTTCTACCAGAAGATGGAACTGCAGCATTTTTCCTGCCACATCTGCTTCACTGCAGCCAAAGGAAGCTGCTGACCTAA
- the HPS3 gene encoding BLOC-2 complex member HPS3 isoform X2, whose amino-acid sequence MSAGSSRVCVRMVGHKMEESYSETLKEQMSIVEMPLSDPPLCISCCPVNGDLLVGCKNKLVMFCLKYLVINENLTVLDFERSLILHVDNFIPAEVAFCARHIAVTTELDVLILKLELVEQSADRTEQCAHNVSTLEKPVDGGVRDEDPSSHTSQLELDEFIICQKPVELLGEESKLCEIPITLESTELPTEDTKRFQVRYLLFRRFTPDQSPFGFCEETKLHSVQLLPVYRTGGSVTAHEETENERELLSLFCFFSLPHVGYLYSVGKLVELISTYQYSEKSEQAVLTPQFLHVITSEKLQCFTVRCSAAAARDEDPYIDTTVKACPPVALDVCTLRMQLFIGPRAICHFKNHIILLTKADSEDITERRKPTRRMLSRKADSIKSRTNSESEPGWNLYIINTVSTIQLYREMVDYSRTYENVKTESCIHLLSEAHLLVRAAMMDPSFLKLDEKEELLRAFRESCAFLGDCYSRFDTKDYHLALPYYRMSGLSMTEVLKRLVSEGDEIQTYERGLIFYLTHSLNEDLNEELSKESANKVLQIFCVADPVQLPHILCSPCMTNVCPLTAVKYLQKVEKMMPSVVLTLTKAFMALKMGDLVMYEHEMDSYKETILACGFIGQPKLLRQRKEGIVIPTEFAVHLKEMQPGLLVAAIVALHENNKIELEEADTFFKVLCSNSENTVPQLLVDFWEALLVVCSQEEILQELLLRVTSQYVWRISKQQLPETKPLKTTEDLINSCNHFGLIFPWVTSIMSMGTPSDKDYHEDISKLQSLLCSQSIDIASALPVLEPLTEAGDVGLTIRVLCSTRLGKYEEAIEQLLEKCPDAAVSYAQHELKDDNRALWWNKLLPELCKRARLTGNDCPVLISSLKETLSVVAMELELRDFLSLLPEDGTAAFFLPHLLHCSQRKLLT is encoded by the exons ATGTCTGCAGGGAGTTCTCGTGTTTGCGTTCGGATGGTTGGTCACAAGATGGAAGAGTCATACAGCGAAACCTTAAAAGAACAGATGTCAATTGTGGAAATGCCACTTTCAGATCCTCCCCTGTGCATTTCATGTTGTCCTGTAAATGGAGATCTTCTTGTGGGCTGCAAAAATAAACTAGTCATGTTCTGTTTGAAATATCTGGTCATAAACGAGAATTTGACTGTGCTAGACTTCGAACGCTCCTTAATTTTACACGTTGATAACTTCATTCCTGCTGAAGTTGCATTTTGTGCCAGACATATAGCCGTAACAACAGAGCTGGATGTTCTGATCCTGAAACTGGAACTGGTCGAGCAAAGTGCAGACAGGACGGAGCAATGCGCACATAACGTTAGCACGCTAGAAAAACCTGTGGATGGAG GTGTAAGAGATGAAGACCCTTCATCACATACTTCGCAGCTGGAATTAGATGAGTTCATCATATGTCAGAAGCCAGTGGAGCTGCTTGGGGAAGAAAGTAAGCTATGTGAGATACCCATCACGCTGGAGTCCACAGAGTTACCGACAGAAGACACAAAGCGCTTCCAAGTGCGGTATCTGCTTTTCAG ACGTTTTACACCCGACCAGTCGCCTTTTGGGTTTTGTGAAGAGACAAAGCTGCACTCTGTTCAGCTGCTTCCTGTATACCGGACAG GAGGTTCCGTGACTGCCCATGAGGAAACTGAGAATGAGAGAGAACTACTGagtctcttttgctttttctctttaccTCACGTTGGATATCTCTACTCTGTTGGGAAGTTAGTAGAACTGATTTCTACTTATCAGTATTCGGAGAAGTCAGAGCAGGCAGTTCTCACTCCACAGTTCCTGCACGTCATTACAAG TGAGAAACTGCAGTGTTTCACAGTGCGgtgcagtgcagcagcagctcGTGATGAGGATCCATATATTGATACGACTGTGAAG GCTTGTCCACCTGTCGCACTGGATGTCTGCACATTAAGAATGCAGCTTTTTATAGGACCCAGAGCTATCTGTCATTTCAAAAACCATATAATTCTTTTGACTAAGGCGGACTCAGAAGACATTACTGAGAGAAGAAAGCCTACAAGAAGGATGCT tTCCAGAAAGGCTGACAGCATCAAATCCAGAACAAATTCTGAGTCAGAGCCTGGCTGGAATTTATATATTATAAACACTGTTTCAACCATTCAGCTTTACAGAGAAATG GTAGATTATAGTAGAACGTATGAAAATGTAAAAACTGAGAGTTGCATCCATCTTCTAAGTGAGGCTCACTTACTGGTCAGAGCAGCTATGATGGACCCTAGTTTCCTTAAATTAGATGAGAAAGAAGAACTTCTAAGAGCATTCAGAGAAAGTTGTGCCTTCCTAGGAGACTGCTACAGCAG GTTTGACACAAAGGATTACCACCTTGCTTTGCCATACTACAGAATGTCAGGTTTATCCATGACTGAAGTTTTAAAGAGACTAGTTTCAGAAGGTGATGAAATACAGACATATGAGAGAGGACTTATATTTTACTTAACTCATTCTCTTAATGAAGACTTAAATGAAGAATTAAGTAAG gaaTCAGCAAATAAAGTTCTCCAAATATTCTGTGTTGCTGACCCTGTGCAGCTGCCGCATAtcctctgcagcccctgcatGACAAACGTATGTCCTTTGACAGCTGTGAAGTATCTTCAGAAAGTAGAAAAGATGATGCCATCAGTGGTCCTGACACTTACTAAGGCTTTCATGGCTCTGAAAATGGGAGACCTGGTGATGTATGAACACGAGATGGACTCCTATAAGGAG ACGATACTGGCCTGTGGCTTCATTGGGCAACCAAAACTCTTGAGACAGCGTAAGGAAGGAATTGTTATTCCAACGGAGTTTGCTGTTCACCTGAAGGAGATGCAGCCGGGTTTACTGGTGGCTGCCATTGTGGCTTTACATGAGAACAATAAAATTGAACTGGAAGAAGCAGATACCTTTTTCAAG GTGTTGTGTAGTAACAGTGAAAACACCGTTCCTCAGCTCTTGGTGGATTTCTGGGAAGCTCTTCTTGTAGTGTGCTCTCAGGAAGAAATACTTCAGGAGCTTTTATTGAGGGTTACTTCTCAGTATGTTTGGAGAATATCAAAGCAGCAACTTCCTGAGACCAAGCCGCTGAAAACAACAGAGGATCTG ATAAACTCCTGTAATCATTTTGGGTTGATTTTCCCATGGGTAACTTCGATAATGTCAATGGGCACTCCATCTGATAAAGATTACCATGAAGATATCTCAAAACTACAG TCTCTTTTATGTAGTCAGTCAATCGATATAGCTTCAGCTCTGCCTGTCTTGGAGCCTCTGACAGAGGCTGGCGATGTCGGCCTCACCATCCGTGTGCTCTGCAGTACCCGTCTTGGCAAGTACGAGGAAGCCATTGAGCAGCTTCTCGAAAAGTGTCCTGATGCAGCTGTATCGTACGCTCAGCACGAGCTGAAAGATGACAATCGG GCTTTGTGGTGGAACAAGCTGCTTCCTGAACTTTGCAAGAGAGCCAGACTCACTGGAAATGACTGCCCTGTTCTTATTTCATCACTGAAAG aaaCTTTATCAGTTGTTGCAATGGAGCTGGAACTAAGGGATTTCCTCAGTCTTCTACCAGAAGATGGAACTGCAGCATTTTTCCTGCCACATCTGCTTCACTGCAGCCAAAGGAAGCTGCTGACCTAA